The genomic DNA CAATTCCATATCGTCTCAGGACACTGCCCACCCGGGTCAAATTCTCCCCACCGGGTTCCCATGATGCTCCATGGGAAGTGCGAAATACAAGATCACTGAAAATAGCGCCGCCCGGCGCCCGCCGGGGGCGGCGGATCAGCAGGGGACCGCGAGAATCCACTTTGATGGCCAGCGCCACCGCCAGAAGCACCGGGGAGAGCACCACAATCAAAAGCAGCGACACACCCATATCCACCGCACGGTGCAGGGCAAACTGAGGGCGGCTGTCGGATTCTATCGAAAGGGAGAGCAGGGGGATGTCGCCCAGCCGGCTCAACTCGCTCGTGGCCATGCGGAGCGGAAACAGATCCGCCATGAAACGGACCGGCACACCGACGCCTTCGCACAGGTGGGCCGCGCTTTGAATCTTTTCATAGTACGAGCGAACGGGCAAGGCGATGTATACCGCGTCGATCACCCGATTCACCAGAATCTTGTCGAGCTCGTCCAGGGCCCCGAGATAGGGGACGCCTCGGGCTTCGAGCATTTCCCGCCGCTCCGGCTCGATTTCCAGAAAGCCCTCAATGTGGTAGCCATATTGTTCGTTCGCGTGGAGAATGTCCACCAGCTTCTGCGTCCGCTCGTTGCTGCCCACAATGAGGATCCGCCGCGCGTTGAAGCCGCGCCGGCGCAGGTTCCACAGGCTCAGACCCAGGCTCAAGCGGAACAGGAGAAGCCCACCCAGCACGAAGATTCCAAATACAAACAGGAAGGTGCGGTTCAGTTCCTCGCGCTTAAAAAGGGCCACGATGAACACCGTGAAAAGAAACGCGGTGAAGAACGCCTTGGCCACGGAAAAAAGGAGCGCCACCAGGGCCTCGCTTCGCCGCGAGAGGAAGAGTCGCTGGTCGGTTGCCACCATGAACCACACGGTCACCAGCGTGAAATAGTAGGTGAGGTAGCTCTGGAAGATTTCGACCGTCACGGTCGGGGCGAGCAGCCAAATGGTGGCCACAAACACACCGGTGATACAACTCAAATCGAGGAGCACGCGCATGATGGCGTTGAGGAATTCATGGCGTCTGGAATATAGGCCCAATGGAGGACTCCCGTGAGTCCACCGCAGCAATGCGGTGGCTGGGCGTTGCCGCCCGCCCGGACGGGCGAGCAATTACAAGCTTGAGACAAATCTCATGTTCAAATAATTCCCCGAGTACGACGAGTCGCCGGGGTGTACCGGAAGTATGGAACTCACTCTACTGCGAACGTTAGATTCCTGTCAAGAATTTACCGACGAATCCAGTGCCAATTCAAGCGCTGGCCCGTGCTTCTAAATCGAACAAATCGGCAATACTGCTGAAATTGCCGCCGCGATTTCCCTTGATCGAGGCCTGTTTGACGAACACCATCCGTCTCAATCCTTCGGGCTGCCCTGTTCCAACCAGTAGCGGCTCGGCAAGTGGAAATAGGTTATCGCAAAGGAGAGACCGCAAAGCAAACCGCCATAGAGCATATTGCCCGTGAGCAGCATCAATACGAGCCCGAGCACCGCGCCGGATTCCGATAAGGCCATGCAAATCAGCGTCGCCTTGAAACGGGCCGCGGCGTCCTGTGTCTCAACCCCCAGTTTTTCCAGAAGAACCTTCTTCAGCACCATGGAGGTCAGCGAACTTGTCGTACCGAAGGCCAGCAGGGCCAGTGAAATGGGGGTGACCATCGCGGGGTCGAGTTGCCCGATACCGGATGCCGGCAAGGCGCCAGTGATTTTCATGATGTTGGCCACGGCGACATAGACCAACGGCATAGCCGCGATGGCGCCGGAGACAATCCGGTAAGAGGTAATGGGGTCATTCGCCTTATGGGCGGGCATATTGGGAACTCCCTGGGCACGGTTCAGTTAAGGGTGCGCGATTGAGTTGGGATTATATCATTTTTGTCATTAACATCACGAGCACCAGGACGCCCAATATGATGCGGTACACCCCAAAGGCGCTGAACGAGTGCCTCTTTATGAAGGCCATGAGAAAGGCGATGACGCCATAAGCGACAAGGAAAGAGACCACGGAGCCCAGCGCGATGAGTGCCCACTGATGCCCGGAAAAGCTCAGTCCGTTCTTCAGAATCTTCAGGGTAGTAGCACCCACCATGGTGGGGATGGCAAGGAAAAAGGAGAATTCCGCGGCGACCACCCGGTTGGCCCCGAGGAGGAGCCCGCCGACGATCGTGGCGCCCGAGCGCGAGGTGCCCGGAATCATGGCAAGGCACTGTATCAGACCGATACCCACGGCCTGCTTATAACTGAGTTCCTGGATGGAAGCCGTTTCCCCGGCATGTTTTCGGCGCTCAATTAGAATCAGGATGATACCGCCGAGGATGAGGGTGACCGCCACGACGGTTTCGCTGTCGAGGAGGGACTCAATGTAGTCATCCAGGAGCAGACCCAGTACGGCGGCGGGAAGAAAGGCGACGACGACCTTGATCCACAGGGCGATGATGTCCCGGTCCAATCGGCCTTCGCGCACGGGCCAGAGTTGCCGCCAGAAATAGAGGCACACCGAGAGGATGGCGGGGAATTGTATGATGACGATGAAAGCCTTGTTAAAGGCTTCGTCATCTCCCAGACTCAGGAGCGATTCCACGAGAATGAGGTGCCCGGTGCTGCTGATGGGCAAGAACTCGGTGATCCCCTCCACCACCGCCAGAATGAATGCGTTTACGAAATCCACCAGGTACTCCCGGGTCAAGAGGGTTGCGCTGCGACTACCCGCAAAGGGTAGCACACGTCATGGCGGTTGCGCCATACGGCGGTTATTCCACAGGGGCCTCGGCTTCGCTTTCCGGTTCCGCCTTTTCGGTGCCGGGTTCCGCGGCACTGGAATCTCCTTCGGTCGGCGCCTTGGAAGCTTCGCCCTTCTGTCCCCGGCCGAAGCGTCGCTCCTGGGCCTGCTTCAGCAGGCGCCGCATGTCGCTCTCGAAGTCGACGATGAAGAGATACAGCTTGGCCTTCTGCCAGGTGGTCAATTCAAAGCCGTCGAAATCGATGATTTCGCGGCGCGCTTCCGCGGCTTTCGCTTCGTGGGCGACCACCTCTTCCAGTACCTTGGCGATGGCCTCTTCATCTTTGCCCTCGCGCACGGCCTGGCGGAGATTACGCGCAAGCGTCAGGCGTTCGCGGCGCAGGGCGGCCATTTTGTCTCTGAATTCCGCCAGGTGACGCACCATCAGAACGGTCTGTTCCTCGTCCAGCGCGAGTTCCCGGGTGAGCCGGGCCATGAGGACTTCCTCCAGAAGCTTCCGGCTCTCGGTCGATCGTTCTTCCCGTGCGGCGCTCTCCGCGCTTCCGCCCTTTGGGGCGGGCTCATCCGCGAACGCTGGCGCGACGGCCAGGATCAGGGCCAGCGTACAGCAACAGCGATTCCACCAGCGCATTTTCATACCTCGTTTCCGGCTGTTGCCAGCAAGTTGTCCAATAGCTCCACGTCTTCTCCTTCAAAGGCGTCCATCATGCCATCGAGATCATGGTGGGCAAAGGGGTCGACAAAGTCCGCTTCCGAAGAGGCGTCCGCGAGGGCTTCCAGCACGGAATCCAGGGCGACGTCGGGCTCTTCACCCTCGGCAGTCTCATCCAGATCGCCAAAGACATCCACCGGGATGCCGGCGTCCATCAAGCGCCCCAGGGCTTCCACCACCTGGGCATCGTCCTGCCAGGCGATATTGACGCGCTGTGCCGCGGTGGGCGTCTGCGCGCGGGGCGCGGACTCGGGAAGCCATCGCCAGCCGCCGGCGGCCGCAAGGCCGATCAGGCAGAGCGCCGCGGCCCATCGCGGGGCGAAGGCGGGGAACCAGACCCGGGCGCGGGGTACCTCCGCGGTATGGGCCATGACGCGGGTCACGAAGGCGGGATGCGTCTCGGGGGCCTCCAGGGCTTTCAGATGCCCGGACAGTTTCAGAAGCTGGAGATGGTGCCGGGCGCATTCCGGGCAGGATTGGAGGTGCCGGGCGATGTACTCGGGATCGCGGCTTTCGCCGTCGATGTACGCCGAAAGCTCATCCACCACGTGGGGTGACTTTTTCATAGCAACTCACCTCCTTGTTCAATTAGAACGATGCGCAACTGCTCGCGCGCCCGCGCGAGCCTGCTTTTGACCGTGCCCTTGCGGCAGCGCAGGACTTCGGCAATCCCGTCATAGTCCATCCCCTCCACTTCGCG from Candidatus Hydrogenedentota bacterium includes the following:
- a CDS encoding sugar transferase; translation: MGLYSRRHEFLNAIMRVLLDLSCITGVFVATIWLLAPTVTVEIFQSYLTYYFTLVTVWFMVATDQRLFLSRRSEALVALLFSVAKAFFTAFLFTVFIVALFKREELNRTFLFVFGIFVLGGLLLFRLSLGLSLWNLRRRGFNARRILIVGSNERTQKLVDILHANEQYGYHIEGFLEIEPERREMLEARGVPYLGALDELDKILVNRVIDAVYIALPVRSYYEKIQSAAHLCEGVGVPVRFMADLFPLRMATSELSRLGDIPLLSLSIESDSRPQFALHRAVDMGVSLLLIVVLSPVLLAVALAIKVDSRGPLLIRRPRRAPGGAIFSDLVFRTSHGASWEPGGENLTRVGSVLRRYGIDELPQLLNVLSGEISLAGPVHDRGQASKMDSPV
- a CDS encoding undecaprenyl-diphosphate phosphatase gives rise to the protein MVDFVNAFILAVVEGITEFLPISSTGHLILVESLLSLGDDEAFNKAFIVIIQFPAILSVCLYFWRQLWPVREGRLDRDIIALWIKVVVAFLPAAVLGLLLDDYIESLLDSETVVAVTLILGGIILILIERRKHAGETASIQELSYKQAVGIGLIQCLAMIPGTSRSGATIVGGLLLGANRVVAAEFSFFLAIPTMVGATTLKILKNGLSFSGHQWALIALGSVVSFLVAYGVIAFLMAFIKRHSFSAFGVYRIILGVLVLVMLMTKMI